The DNA window TGCGAGTTTTCATAATTCTGTTTTTGATGAAGCAAAGGTATCTCTGCTCATTTCCGAAAAGAAATAAGTTTTACTGAACCGTAAAAAATAGAAACTGAATCGTAGAAAATTACAAAATAGGAATACAAAAATCTACCAAACACTTTTTCTCAGGGTGTTCTTGGTAATCATTATGGTAAATTTCATAAGGACATTCTTTTCTGAACTGATGTCCGTTTTCGTTCATCCAAAGGAAAAGAGCGTTCCAAGCAGTTTCGAATTCGGGAAGCGTAATTTCTTGTCGAGAAACGATATATTTCCCTTTTGGCAAAATTTCTAGGAAAACTTCGCCTTCATTTTTGATGGCTTCTTCTAGCAACATTCCTGCGTGAATTCTCACTTTATTGGGAGCAGTAACTTTGAAACTATCGTGATAAACGGTAATCATTTTCACATTTTCTCTGGGGAAAATATTTTTAGAAATAGCCCAAGAAATAAGGGTGTTATAAGCGTTTCCTATATTTTGTACACCTATGCTTAATACTGATGCAATCTGCATTTCTGGCATTTCTTTTATTTGGATATTGGCTTTATTTTCCATAAAAAATTTCATTTGTTCTAGTTGGTAAAGATATTGCTCGAAAACGACATCTTTTTGTCCGATATTGCTGATAATGGTTTGAATTTTCTTAAAATTTTCTGGCGAATTTTTTCTAAAAGCAGCTGGAGAAATCCCAAAGTGCTTTTTGAAGGTTTTGCCAAAAGTAGAAGGACTATTGAATCCTATTTCCAAGAAAATATCTTCTAAAGATTTTTCTTTTTTTAAGGAAAGCATCATGGCAGCTTTTTCCATGCGTTTTCTGGTGATGTAACTTAGCAAAGTTTCACTGGTAACCGCGCGAAAAATTCTATGAAAATGAAAAGGCGAAAAGGAGCCAATTTCTGCGAGTTTTTCCAAAGGAAGTTCATCGACCAGATGTTGGTCAATGTAATCTAAAACCTTTCTAATTCTTGCTAAATGTTCTTGTGAAGTCAAACGATTATTTTTTACAAATATAAAACTAAAAACCACAGCGCAATGGTCTATTCTTGCTCTTATAAAATGCAAAAAACTCGAAGACGAATCCTCGAGTTTTCTGTTACAAAAGTTTAATATGAAGGGAATTTTATTTTTTCGCTTTTTCTGGAGTGTAGATTTCTACGGTATTATTACTTGCGTTATAGAAATCTTTAATTGATTTTTCTTGATCACTCATCATTTCGCCCATCGTTTTATCATTTCCTGGCATTTTCATCGCTTTCATTTCTGGAGTGATTTGTGCTCTTATCGATGCAAAAGGATCTTTTTTATATTCCTCAAAAGAAGATTCAAATTTATCTCTGTTGATAATCGTTACATCATTTCTCGCACCAAATTGTGCCGATAGTTTTTCGCTGTAAGAAAGTTCTTCAAATTCTTTTAGCGGTTTATTTGCGGTTAAAACCCAAGAGAAATTTTTCTCAGCATCTTCTATTTTTACGATTAATCCTGGTAAACCAGAGAATTTATACGGACCATCAGGGAAAGGAATAGATTCTGTAAACCAAGCCGTCCATTTTCTTCCACCAAATTCTGTGGTAGCTTTTTGAGCTTCGTATTCTCCTATTTTTTGTTTATCGTTTGATATTTTCCAGTTGAATTTTGGTTCTTCATTATATCCAAAAACAGAATTCAGCATTCTTTCGCTAAAGTTTACCTTCATGGTAGGATATTCTTTCGTGATTTTATAAGCAAATTTTGGCATTTGGAAAGACTTTGATAAATCTTTGAAAACACCTGCTTTTTGCATTTTTTCAACTTCAATTTTTAGAACAGAATCCTGTGAAACCGTCAAGTAATCTCTATAAAGTGATTTTTTATCGGTTACGTCTAGAATCATAACCGCTTTTTGTAAAGAGTCTATTCCTTTTTTGGGTTTAAAGGTCAATTCATAAAAAAATCTGTTTGCAGATTGTGCATTTGCAAGAACTACTAAAAACAATAAAGCAAAGCTTAAAGATTTATACCATTTCATTTTTTAAATTTTATTAATTAGTAAGGGATTTTATAATTTGTTACAAAAATTTATGAAAAATTTAATAGCAACTCTTAGAAACGATTCTCTAAGTTGATGTAACTTCGTTCTACCAAACTCAAAAATTATGGACACCTTATCACAACTTAGACAAGAACTCGAACAAGAGTATCAAACCACTAAAAAGTTTTTCGAAAGATTTCCAGAAGGGAAAAATGATTATGCACCACATGAAAAAAGCATGAAAATGATGCCACTTTCTACGCACATTGCCGAAGTTTTCGGTTGGCCAGATTTCATTGTCAAAACTTCTGTTTTAGATTTTGCAGCAGGAGATTATCAACCTACTTTTTTAGAAACTAGAGAGCAGCTTTTACAAAAATTAGAAGAAGATTATCAAAAAAGCAAAGCTACACTTCATGAAATTTCAGAAGACAAACTGAATGAAAGATGGCAAATGAAAATGGGCGAACAAGTTCTCGCAGATTGGGATAAATACGGAGCAATTCGTCATTCATTAAATCAAGCTACGCATCATAGAGCTCAATTAGGCGTTTATTATCGATTATTAGATATTCCCGTTCCTGGAAGTTATGGACCTTCTGCTGACGAGCAAGAAATGTAAATAAAACTCCGAAATTTTTCGGAGTTTTTTATTTTTTATGATTTTAAAATCCACATTTACAGATAATTTATATTTTTGTTTAAAATTTAAGACAAATGAGATTCTTTAGAGCGCCTATTTTAGGAATATTTGCAATGATGCTTTTCGTTATCAGTTGTAAAAAATCAGACATTGCTTTGCCAAAATCCGAAGCCAATATAGACAGCATTGCTTCTAAATATTATGAAGGTTACCTGAAAATGTTTCCTCTGGAAGCCACTATGCAAGGCGATAATAGATATAATGACCAATTGCCAAATGCTATCAGTCAGGATTTTATTTCTAAAGAAATCGGTTTCTATACCGAAACTCAAAAAAAGTTGCAAACTCTTGATTATGAATCTCTTTCGGATAAAGACAAAACCGTTTATGATGTTTTAGATTTTACCTTAAAAGATAAAATTGAAAAGTATGCGTATCATCCAGAACTGATGCCTTTTAACCAATTTGAAGGTTTGCCATTAGATTTTCCCTTGTTAGGAAGTGGAGATGGAAATCAACCGTTTAAAACGACTAAAGATTATGATAATTTCTTGAAAAGAATAGATGCTTTTGCCGTTTGGATGAACACCGCCGAAAAGAATTTCAGAGATGGAATGAAACAAAATGTGATGCTTCCCAAAAAACTGGTGGTGAAAATGATTCCTCAAATGAGAGGTGAAGAAATTATTTCTGAAAATTTTGATAAAAATATTTTCTACGGACCTATCAAAAAAATCCCAGCCAGTTTTTCTGCTGCAGATAAACAAAAGTACACCGTACTTTATCAAAACGCCATCAAAACAAAAATTATTCCCGCTTACACAAGAATGGGTGATTTTCTAGAAAAAGAATATTTGCCAAAAGCGAGAAATACAGATGGAATTAACGCCATTCCTAATGGAAGCAATATTTATACTTATCTCGCAAAATCTTGGACTACCACTAATCTTACTCCCGATGAAATCAATAAAATTGGGTTAAAAGAAGTAGCGATGCTAAGAGCAGAAATGGAGAAAGTAAAAACTCAATTAGGTTTTAAAGGAACACTAGAACAATTTTTAGCAAGCCTAAAAACAGACAAAAAAGCAATGCCTTATAAAACGCCAGAAGAAGTAATTGCCGCATTTAATGGAATTTTAAAGAAAATAGAGCCAAAGCTTCCAACGATGTTTAGTCAATCTCCTAAAACACCGTTTGAAATCAGAAGAACCGAAAAGTTTAGAGAAGCAAGTGCAAGTGCAGAATACAAACCGGGTTCTGCAGATGGAAGCAGACCGGGAATTTTTTATACGCCAATTCCAGATGCTACTCAATATAATGTAACCAATGGTTTCGAATCTCTATTCTTGCACGAAGCTATTCCGGGACATCATTATCAAGTTTCGCTTCAACAGGAAAATATGGAAATTCCTAAATTCATGAGATTTGGTTGGTTCGGAGCTTATGGAGAAGGTTGGGCGCACTATACAGAAACTTTAGGCCCAGAGTTTGGTTTGTACACCGATCCTTATCAAAAAATGGGTTATTTGAGCGATCAAATGTTGCGTGCAGTTCGATTGGTGGTAGATACAGGAATTCATACGGGTAAAATGACCAGAGAAGAAGCGATAAAATATTATCTGAACAATATTTCTGATTCTGAAGAAGGCGCAACTGCCGCAATTGAGCGTTATATGGCGATTCCGGGACAAGCGTTAGGCTACAAAATCGGTTCGCTTAAATTTTTAGAATTAAGAGCCAAATATCAAAAAGAACTAGGTAAGAAATTTAGTTTGGCTAAATTCCACGATGAAATTCTGAACCAAGGATGTCTTCCATTATCTGTTTTAGAAAGAAAGATGGAACTTTGGGCAAAAAAAAAGTAAAAATATAAACCGCAGAATTTTGCGGTTTTTTTTTATTTCTCAAAAAGCATCTTTGTGAGGTAATCATTTTCCTGATTTCCTCTGGCTGGAGAATATTCTCTGCCGTAGAAAATAATTTGAAGGTGAAGTTTATTCCAAGTTTCTTTAGGGAAAAGTTTTTTAGCATCATTTTCGGTTTGAACCACGTTTTTCCCTTCGGTTAATTTCCATTGTTTCATTAATCGATGAATGTGCGTATCTACTGGGAAAGCAGGCACGCCAAAAGCCTGACTCATCACTACACTTGCCGTTTTATGTCCTACTCCCGCTAAATTTTCTAAATCTTCAAAATTAGAGGGAACTTCGCCGTTATGTCTTTCCAGAAGTTGATTGGCCATGATTTTTAGATTTTTGGCTTTGGTGGTAGACAATCCAATTTCTTTAATCAATTCCTTGATTTCAGGCTCTTCTAATGAAGCCATTTTTTCTGGATTGGGAGCTACAGAAAACAATTTGGGAGTTACTTCGTTTACTTTTTTATCAGTAGTTTGAGCAGAAAGTGCAACTGCAACCAGCAATTCATAAGCATTTCTATGGTTCAGTGGAATAGGCGTTTCGGGATAGATTTTTTCTAACTCAGTCATTACTATTTTTGCACGCTCTTTTTTAGTCATTTTCTGTAAATTTGAGCAAAAATAAGCATTATGTTAAAAATAGGTGATACACTTCCTACGTTTCAATTGGATAATCAAGATGGAAATCTGGTTAAATCTTCAGATTTCAAAGGGAAAAAATTGGTGGTTTTCTTTTACCCGAAAGCCAATACGCCAGGTTGTACAGCAGAAGCTTGTAACCTTAATGAAAATATAGAATACTTAACGAAACAAGGCTTTACGATTTTGGGAATATCTGCAGATCCTGTGAAAAATCAAAAGAAATTTCATGATAAATTCGGGTTTAAATATGATTTATTAGCTGATGAAAACCATGAAGTTTGTGAAAAATTCGGGGTGTGGCAACTCAAAAAATTCATGGGCAAAGAATTCATGGGAATCGTGAGAACTACCTTTTTATTTGATGAAAATTCTGTTTGCACAGAAGTCATCGAAAAAGTAGAAACCAAAAATCACGCAGCTCAGATTTTGAAGTAATCTTTTTTACATTGTCATTCTGAACGAAACGCAGTGAAGTGAAGAATCTGTTCTATATTAAAGAGATTCTTCATTCCGTTTCACTTCATTTCAGAATGACAGAT is part of the Cloacibacterium normanense genome and encodes:
- a CDS encoding GLPGLI family protein, encoding MKWYKSLSFALLFLVVLANAQSANRFFYELTFKPKKGIDSLQKAVMILDVTDKKSLYRDYLTVSQDSVLKIEVEKMQKAGVFKDLSKSFQMPKFAYKITKEYPTMKVNFSERMLNSVFGYNEEPKFNWKISNDKQKIGEYEAQKATTEFGGRKWTAWFTESIPFPDGPYKFSGLPGLIVKIEDAEKNFSWVLTANKPLKEFEELSYSEKLSAQFGARNDVTIINRDKFESSFEEYKKDPFASIRAQITPEMKAMKMPGNDKTMGEMMSDQEKSIKDFYNASNNTVEIYTPEKAKK
- a CDS encoding DinB family protein, which translates into the protein MDTLSQLRQELEQEYQTTKKFFERFPEGKNDYAPHEKSMKMMPLSTHIAEVFGWPDFIVKTSVLDFAAGDYQPTFLETREQLLQKLEEDYQKSKATLHEISEDKLNERWQMKMGEQVLADWDKYGAIRHSLNQATHHRAQLGVYYRLLDIPVPGSYGPSADEQEM
- a CDS encoding AraC family transcriptional regulator; this translates as MTSQEHLARIRKVLDYIDQHLVDELPLEKLAEIGSFSPFHFHRIFRAVTSETLLSYITRKRMEKAAMMLSLKKEKSLEDIFLEIGFNSPSTFGKTFKKHFGISPAAFRKNSPENFKKIQTIISNIGQKDVVFEQYLYQLEQMKFFMENKANIQIKEMPEMQIASVLSIGVQNIGNAYNTLISWAISKNIFPRENVKMITVYHDSFKVTAPNKVRIHAGMLLEEAIKNEGEVFLEILPKGKYIVSRQEITLPEFETAWNALFLWMNENGHQFRKECPYEIYHNDYQEHPEKKCLVDFCIPIL
- the nth gene encoding endonuclease III; the encoded protein is MTKKERAKIVMTELEKIYPETPIPLNHRNAYELLVAVALSAQTTDKKVNEVTPKLFSVAPNPEKMASLEEPEIKELIKEIGLSTTKAKNLKIMANQLLERHNGEVPSNFEDLENLAGVGHKTASVVMSQAFGVPAFPVDTHIHRLMKQWKLTEGKNVVQTENDAKKLFPKETWNKLHLQIIFYGREYSPARGNQENDYLTKMLFEK
- a CDS encoding DUF885 domain-containing protein, giving the protein MRFFRAPILGIFAMMLFVISCKKSDIALPKSEANIDSIASKYYEGYLKMFPLEATMQGDNRYNDQLPNAISQDFISKEIGFYTETQKKLQTLDYESLSDKDKTVYDVLDFTLKDKIEKYAYHPELMPFNQFEGLPLDFPLLGSGDGNQPFKTTKDYDNFLKRIDAFAVWMNTAEKNFRDGMKQNVMLPKKLVVKMIPQMRGEEIISENFDKNIFYGPIKKIPASFSAADKQKYTVLYQNAIKTKIIPAYTRMGDFLEKEYLPKARNTDGINAIPNGSNIYTYLAKSWTTTNLTPDEINKIGLKEVAMLRAEMEKVKTQLGFKGTLEQFLASLKTDKKAMPYKTPEEVIAAFNGILKKIEPKLPTMFSQSPKTPFEIRRTEKFREASASAEYKPGSADGSRPGIFYTPIPDATQYNVTNGFESLFLHEAIPGHHYQVSLQQENMEIPKFMRFGWFGAYGEGWAHYTETLGPEFGLYTDPYQKMGYLSDQMLRAVRLVVDTGIHTGKMTREEAIKYYLNNISDSEEGATAAIERYMAIPGQALGYKIGSLKFLELRAKYQKELGKKFSLAKFHDEILNQGCLPLSVLERKMELWAKKK
- the bcp gene encoding thioredoxin-dependent thiol peroxidase produces the protein MLKIGDTLPTFQLDNQDGNLVKSSDFKGKKLVVFFYPKANTPGCTAEACNLNENIEYLTKQGFTILGISADPVKNQKKFHDKFGFKYDLLADENHEVCEKFGVWQLKKFMGKEFMGIVRTTFLFDENSVCTEVIEKVETKNHAAQILK